From the archaeon BMS3Bbin15 genome, the window TTCCCTCCCTTAGAGTTGTCGAGACTGTAAATTCAACAGGTTTGTCGTCATCGTCCAGGACTGCTATAATCGTACAGCCTGTTTTTTTCCTTATGTCCAGTTCACCAATAGAAATTCCCCTTATTTTACTATTTTCCGTAACAATAAACTTTTCAATATTTATGCCGCTATAACTTAATTTGATATCTTTATCTATCTCTACACCCTTAAGCAGAGACATGGCAAGAGTTTGAGCTGAAATCGAAGAGAGAGGAGCAACATAGTCGGCACCTGCTCTATATATCTTTCCAAGGCTTTCTGTGCTGTTAGCTCTTGCAATCACTGTAACATCCGGATATATATTTTTAATAATTAAAGTACAGAATATAACATCTCTATCTTCCGGAAGGGCTATAATAACAGTGTCGTTGCTATTCAGCGAGAGGCTCTTCCATATTCTCTCCTCCAGTACGTCACCCTTCACAAGGACCATACCATCAGTTTTCTGAACAATATCAGATAATTTAACCTCTCTTTCTGGAGATACAACGACCTCCTCTCTTAAGAATTTGAATTTTCTGTCTATAACATAAACTTCACTGAAATATTTTAAAATTATTCTGGCTGCTGATTCACCGGTATCACCAAAACCAGCTATAATAAATTTTCTCATCGTCCCACCGCCATATTCAAAAGCTTCTTTAACTGTCTTTTATTTCCAACAGCAAGAAGTACAGAGTTGCTTTTCATAAGCTCATCAAAAGATGGATTGAATATAAACTCGCCATCCTTCCAGAGTCCAAGAACAGTGCATCCTGTCCTGTTTCTTATTCTGCTTTCTCCCAGGGTTCGGCCAACCAGTTTGCTTCTGCTGGTAAGAAAAATTTCTGCCACATCTATATCTTTAACAATCTCTATAGCAGAAGTTATTTCATGCCTCACAGCGTCGAGGGCTATTTTTGCCATGTGTATTCCAAGAACGCCTTTGATAGAAAGCACCTTTGTCGCTCCGGCATATACCAGGAATTTGGAGTGGTATGGGTCTTCCGCAATTGCCACCTTTGGCAGGACATAATCTCCAACGCAGAGAAGTATGTCAGCATTTTTTGATTCATCTCTGAAGCTGCATAGAAGAAGTCTTGCTCTATCAAGATTTACTTTTTCAAAGCTTTCTTCATTAAATCTGCTATATACAACTTTTATTCTTCTATTCAGGAGTTCTATAACCTTCTCCTTATTATCCTCAAGAATAACATACTCCACATTATAAAACTCCAGTTCTGAAAGAAATTCTTCTATAAATTCTGAGAAACCACATATTACTATATGGTCCTCAAGACCTCTGGCTTCCTCTGGAAGTTTAAAATGAAATCTGCTTTCCATCCATGGAACAATAATATAAGGGACTGCCACACCGAAAATCAATGCAATTCCTGTAAGTTCGACGAATACAGTATAAATCTTACCTATCTGAGACTTGAAAACTATATCACCAAAACCTACAGTAGTCATTGTAGATATTATCCAGTAGATTGCATCCACAGGTGTGTAGCTGAAACCCTCTTCTCGCATGAGTTCAAGGAAAACTAATGAGTATATGATTATTGATAGGACTGTTGCAAGTATCAGAATAACAGTTCTTTTGTAAAACATATTGATAGATGGCATCTTCATATTATTAAAATAGAGCATATGTGTGATTTATAAGTTAGGGTTAGAGCTCTTCCCTTATAAAGGGCTTTCTGCTCACTCCTCCAATACTTTTTCTTATATTTTTGCTCTGCACAAGGACTCTGAAAGTTGTGCCCATACTCTCTGGCATGATCAGAGTTTTGAGTGACTGGAATTTTACGGCATAACTGGAATACCCTTTATTTTCCATTATCTCTTTCATTATTTCCTCAGCGCCAGCTCCCAGTAGAAAACTTGCTAAATCAGTGTATCCCAGGCAGCTAAGACCGAATTTTTCACCCCATAGTTTAAGTGCAGAAAAATTTACATGAGATGTCATATCCCACATTCCCGGGCTTAGATAAGGATTTGACGTGGCTGTATGCTTTGAGTAGCACATAAGTGTGCCAGAATTTCTTTTCTGTGAGTATAAATCTACTGAAGGATAGCCATAGTCTATTGTAATTATATACCCTTTTTTTAGAGCTTCATGACATTTTTCCAGCCATTCAATGCCATCAAGGTTTACCTCAGTTCTATAGCCAGAGGGAAGTGAAATCCCAAGTTCTTTGAAGTATTCTTCAATTCTACTGTCAGCCTTCATTAAAACTTCTCTAAACTCTCCCTTATCGAGAGTTACAAACACTTCTTTAATTCCGTCTTCAGTAGATTCAATTAAATGCACAGGAAAAGCATCAATCAGTTCATTCGAGAAGATACATCCTTTGAGATTTTTAACTCCTTCAAGGCTAGCAATCCAGTCAACTTTAAAATCCTTCAGATTATTCTCCTGCATTTTTTTCAGATTCTCAAAAGGCTCGATTATTGTGTAGTCTGCTTCAACACCTTTTTCTTCCAGTCTTTTCAATACCTGTTCTGCAAATATACCTTCACCTGCACCTGCTTCTACAATATGAAGTTTATTCAGATAACCTTCAATCTCAATAAACTGCTCTGCTATAATCCTGCCGAACAGGGGTGTTATGTAGGGTGAAGTAAGGTAGTCCCCTTTCATTCCGAATATTTTTCTTCCTGAGGTGTAGTAGCCTTTATCAGGATAATATAAACATATCTCCATATAATCTCTGAAGCTTATGGCACCCTCTCTTTCAATCCTCCTTTTAATAATCTCTTCAAGGCTCTTACTCCTCTCATACATTTATACTTCTCCCATTTATTTGATACTCTCAGTCTGCCGGTACAGGCTGCAGTGTCAGTAAGTTTTTTCTCTGATATTATGTTGATTAAAGCAGTCCACAACATAATTTACCTTCAACAATTATTTATGATAGAAAGATTTATATTTAATCAGGAAAATAAGAGATTTGTAACATTAAAAAAAGAAAAAGGAGTGATAAAAATGGCTGAACTTTCAATAGCTGCATGCGAAAGGATAATAAGAAATGCAACCGGTTTGAGAGTTGGTAAAGATGCTGCAGAACTTCTTGCAGAGATTCTCGAAGATATTGGCAAGGATGTAGCACGAGAGGCTGGAGACTTAGCCAAGCATGCAAAAAGAAAAACAGTAAAGGCAGAAGATATTAAGCTGGCTGCAAAATAATTAAAGCCAGGCCTTGATCAAATCCTCCCTGTCCACTATCCCCACAAGTTTTTCATCATCAAGGACAGGGAGTCTGCCTATATTTTTTTCAACAACTATTTTTGCAGCTTCAATGACAGGGATGTCGGGCTGTATACTAATAACAGGGGTTTTCATAATTTTTTCAACTGCCGTTGACCTTCTAACTTTACCCTTATCGTCTTCCCTTGAAATTCTCACATGACCTGAGCGGATTATATCTATTCTGGTGATTATTCCAATCAGTTTCCCTTTCTTCACTACAGGAATACCTGAGAATCCTGTTTCAAGCATTTTAGCCCAAATTTTTGTTATTTCATCATCAGGAGAACAGCTTTTGACATCTTCTGTCATAACATCTCTGACAAACTTTTTATTGGGCTCCTTTCCAATAAATTTCTTAAGAATATCATGTGTACTTATCACTCCTATGAGAGTTCTATCATTTGTGGATTTAATCACTTGCATTCTTCCTACATTGTTCTTCACAATAATCTCTGCAACTTTGGTGAGAGACTCATCAGATGTTGTGAAATAAACAGGTTGGGACATCAATCCACTCACAAGGATATTCGAACGTGTGGACGTTATATTTAGTATGTCACCTCTGGTGATAACTCCAACGAGTTTGTTATCATCATCTACCACAGGGAAGCTTCTGTAGCCATAATCTCTGAAAAGCTTTCTTACAGAGGTAGCAAAATCTTTCTCTCTGACACATAGTAACTCTGTTACCATTACATCTTTAACTTTCATTTGGCCAACCTCTTATTCTTCAAGCTCTTCCTTACATGTGTCACACACATATATTCCGTTAACTTCCTGGATTCTGACTCCATAATCCCCGCAGTTTTCGCATGTGCCCCATTCAGGTACTTCTTTTGGAACATCTTCTTTTTCATGATTCATTGTCGCAAGTTCTCTCAGCACTTCAATCTGACTCGGTGCTATTGCAAGGATATCCTTGTTGGATATTATACCCACAAGTTTTCCTTTTTCGATAACTGGAAGTCTCCTTATATTATATTTTACCATGATTTTTGAAGCTTTTGTTAAAATATCATTTGGAGATATGATTTTCAGATTCTTGCTCATAATATTTTTTACTTTTACAAGAGAAGGCTTCAGGTCTATGGCAGCAACAGAGTAGGTAATATCCCTTTCAGTTATAATTCCAATAGGGTTCTCTCCTTCAACCACAACAACACTCCCTATGTTATTATTTGCCATGAGCATAGCAGCATCAGCTACAGTGGCGTGTGGCTCTATAACGATTACTTTCTGATTCATTGCTTCCCTCACTCTTACTTCTGTATTCATTGTCATACCTCCAGTTTCCTTTGTCCCATGAATATAAATATTTTGCCGAGATATAAAAATATATGGGAAAGACCATAAGGAAGAGTGTTACCTGTGATGCAATGCTGGGAAAGCTTGCAAGATGGTTGAGGCTGAGTGGCTATCAAACATATTACAATTCCGGGGCAGATGATACCGTTCTTTTAGATATGTGCTTAAGAAATAAGAGTATTCTTCTGACAAGGGATAGAGAGCTTGAGAGAAAAGCAAGGAAGCTCTCTCTTGATGTGATTTTAATAAAGTCGAATTGCATAGAAGGTCAGCTTTTGAAGCTTGTGAGGAATGGTTTTGAAATCAGAAAGGAGCCTTCTGAGGCTCTATGTCCCATGTGTGGCTCTGAGGTTAGAGAGACTGAGGAAAAGGAAATATCCTCTCTTCCGCAAAAAATAAGAATGGCAAACAAAAAAGTTTATATATGCTCAAAATGTGGGAAAATATACTGGGAAGGTTCTCACTGGAAAAAAATTCGAGAAAGGGTTGAAAAAATTGAAGATAAGCTACAGAATTCCAGAGGAAAAGGAAGTAGTTGAGAAGGCACTGGATGTTCTGGAGGACAGGAAAGAGGTTCGTTCTCTTTATGAGTTTCATGAGCTTGTGCTGAGGCGCCTGAAGAAGGTCAGCAGAAGCTACAGGCTTTCTCCACGGCGACTTCTCAGGATTGCTGCTATTTCCAGGGAAATTAAAATTAAAGTTGAGAAAAGGCATTCTGATAAGAAAAGTAAGCTATGTCCGCTATGTGGTTCTGAGATGATTTATCTTCGGAGAAGGAATCTTGCAGGTGAGTTAATAATGAAGGGTAGAAAGTGCAGTGTATGTGGCTATTCCGTTGAAAGGGAAAATCTCGTACCCGGGAGATATATTTTTATATTTGACCATGATTTTCGCTCATGAATTTCAGTATAATTTGCATAGACATTTGCCTACCTTTCACTTCTCACCTCTATATCATAAACAGCATGCCATACCATAGGTGCATAGGACTTTATTATTCTATTGTAATTAACTTTTGCTTCATATCCTTCCTTTCTTATCAACTCTGCAACTCTATCTCCATAACTTTTTAGTTCTGGCTTCTTTACGAGGGCATGGAAGTGGAGCATTCCTCTGCCATTTCTCAGAGC encodes:
- the hrp1_3 gene encoding hypoxic response protein 1, producing MNTEVRVREAMNQKVIVIEPHATVADAAMLMANNNIGSVVVVEGENPIGIITERDITYSVAAIDLKPSLVKVKNIMSKNLKIISPNDILTKASKIMVKYNIRRLPVIEKGKLVGIISNKDILAIAPSQIEVLRELATMNHEKEDVPKEVPEWGTCENCGDYGVRIQEVNGIYVCDTCKEELEE
- the kch gene encoding voltage-gated potassium channel Kch; translation: MFYKRTVILILATVLSIIIYSLVFLELMREEGFSYTPVDAIYWIISTMTTVGFGDIVFKSQIGKIYTVFVELTGIALIFGVAVPYIIVPWMESRFHFKLPEEARGLEDHIVICGFSEFIEEFLSELEFYNVEYVILEDNKEKVIELLNRRIKVVYSRFNEESFEKVNLDRARLLLCSFRDESKNADILLCVGDYVLPKVAIAEDPYHSKFLVYAGATKVLSIKGVLGIHMAKIALDAVRHEITSAIEIVKDIDVAEIFLTSRSKLVGRTLGESRIRNRTGCTVLGLWKDGEFIFNPSFDELMKSNSVLLAVGNKRQLKKLLNMAVGR
- a CDS encoding potassium transporter peripheral membrane component, whose amino-acid sequence is MRKFIIAGFGDTGESAARIILKYFSEVYVIDRKFKFLREEVVVSPEREVKLSDIVQKTDGMVLVKGDVLEERIWKSLSLNSNDTVIIALPEDRDVIFCTLIIKNIYPDVTVIARANSTESLGKIYRAGADYVAPLSSISAQTLAMSLLKGVEIDKDIKLSYSGINIEKFIVTENSKIRGISIGELDIRKKTGCTIIAVLDDDDKPVEFTVSTTLREGMKLLVAGKKENIFKFKKLT
- a CDS encoding histone-like transcription factor (CBF/NF-Y) and archaeal histone → MIERFIFNQENKRFVTLKKEKGVIKMAELSIAACERIIRNATGLRVGKDAAELLAEILEDIGKDVAREAGDLAKHAKRKTVKAEDIKLAAK
- the hrp1_2 gene encoding hypoxic response protein 1 produces the protein MKVKDVMVTELLCVREKDFATSVRKLFRDYGYRSFPVVDDDNKLVGVITRGDILNITSTRSNILVSGLMSQPVYFTTSDESLTKVAEIIVKNNVGRMQVIKSTNDRTLIGVISTHDILKKFIGKEPNKKFVRDVMTEDVKSCSPDDEITKIWAKMLETGFSGIPVVKKGKLIGIITRIDIIRSGHVRISREDDKGKVRRSTAVEKIMKTPVISIQPDIPVIEAAKIVVEKNIGRLPVLDDEKLVGIVDREDLIKAWL